ACGGCAGACGCAGATGTAACTACAGCAGATAGTGCTACCATCTCTTTTGACGAGATTATCTCTCTGTACTTTTCATTAAAAGATGAATACCGCAATAACGCTGTGTTTATCATGCACGATAATACAGCCATGCTTCTTAGAACCCTTAAGGATACAAGTGGCATTTATCTGTGGAATTCTTTAGATAACACCATCTTCAGAAAGCCTGTAGTTACCTCTCCATATATGCCTACAGTATCAGCAGGAGCAAAAAGCATTGTATTTGGAGATTTATCATACTACTGGCTGATTGAGCGTCAGCCAATAACAATAAAGAAATTAAGTGAGTTATATGCATTGCAGGGGCAAATTGGCTTTTCTGCTTACGAAAGATTGGATGGCAAACTGATTCAACCGGATGCTCTGAAAATATTACAAATAAAAGCTTAAATAATGGATTAGGCACTGGATCATTAATTCGGTTCAGTACCAGTTCCTTCAAAACATCGGACAGGAGGTCACGATATGGAAAACCAAATTAACAGCCGCACAACCAAATCCGATATCGAAGGTACGGTCTATGTGGTGGAATCACGAATAAGTGATTCAGCAAAGGAGAGTGCATATTCCAAGCTGAAACGACTGATTACAGTCAACGCAAAAAGCCTTTCAAAGTTATCAGATAGTTCATATAAACCCACGGAAATCAACTCGACTTCTTCAAGGTAGTACGGTAATATACATAGTGCTAAACCGCTTGAAGACTGTCGGAAATGGAGGATAAAAATGAATAGACAGTCAACATTT
This genomic window from Garciella nitratireducens DSM 15102 contains:
- a CDS encoding transposon-encoded TnpW family protein; amino-acid sequence: MENQINSRTTKSDIEGTVYVVESRISDSAKESAYSKLKRLITVNAKSLSKLSDSSYKPTEINSTSSR